A single window of Thermococcus sp. DNA harbors:
- a CDS encoding M20 family metallo-hydrolase: MEFERVAKEVENLRDEMVKTLVELIKIPAISPDYGYDGEYDKAQKLLEIIKDWPFDKVEVYNAPDERAKNGVRPNILAYYYGEKGEESERLWILTHLDVVPPGDLSKWTVTEPFKPVVKDGKVYGRGSEDNGQSLVASLYAVKALMNLGIRPKRTVILAFVSDEETGSKYGIDWLMKNHPELFRENDLVLVPDGGNEEGTFIEVAEKGILWFRLKVKGQQVHASMPEKGLNAHRVALDLAYNLDRLLHEKYNKKNELFDPPESTFEPTMGGNPADSPNIIPGEHEVVFDCRVLPDYGLDEILSDVEKLAGEVKERYRKELNGKVLPEVEVEILQRADPAPPTDPDSEIVRLLKEAIKELRGKEVIVGGIGGGTFAAFFRKKGIPAVVWATLDETAHQPNEYAKIDNMVEDAKVMAYLMLR, translated from the coding sequence ATGGAATTCGAAAGGGTTGCGAAAGAGGTCGAGAACCTGAGGGACGAGATGGTGAAGACCCTCGTCGAACTCATAAAAATCCCGGCGATAAGCCCTGACTACGGCTATGATGGGGAATACGACAAGGCCCAGAAGTTACTTGAGATAATAAAGGACTGGCCCTTTGACAAGGTTGAGGTCTACAACGCCCCAGACGAGAGGGCCAAGAACGGCGTTAGGCCTAACATCCTGGCCTACTACTACGGCGAAAAGGGCGAGGAAAGCGAGAGGCTGTGGATTCTAACGCACCTCGACGTTGTTCCGCCCGGGGATTTGAGCAAGTGGACAGTTACGGAGCCCTTTAAGCCGGTCGTTAAGGACGGAAAGGTCTATGGTAGAGGAAGCGAGGACAACGGTCAGAGTTTGGTGGCTTCCCTCTACGCAGTCAAAGCACTCATGAACCTCGGGATAAGGCCGAAGCGGACTGTAATTTTGGCTTTCGTCAGCGACGAGGAAACCGGAAGCAAGTACGGTATAGACTGGCTGATGAAAAACCACCCTGAGCTTTTCAGGGAAAACGACCTCGTTCTCGTTCCCGACGGAGGAAACGAGGAGGGAACCTTCATAGAGGTTGCCGAGAAGGGAATACTCTGGTTCAGGCTCAAAGTCAAGGGCCAGCAGGTCCACGCGAGTATGCCCGAGAAGGGACTAAACGCCCACCGCGTCGCCCTCGATTTGGCCTACAACCTTGACAGGCTTCTCCATGAAAAGTACAACAAGAAAAATGAACTGTTTGACCCACCCGAGAGCACCTTTGAGCCGACCATGGGTGGAAACCCCGCAGATAGCCCCAACATAATCCCGGGAGAACACGAGGTGGTTTTTGACTGCAGGGTTCTGCCGGATTATGGCCTCGACGAGATTCTGAGCGACGTTGAAAAGCTCGCCGGTGAAGTGAAGGAGAGATACAGGAAGGAGCTTAACGGGAAGGTTCTCCCGGAGGTCGAGGTTGAGATACTCCAGAGGGCCGACCCGGCGCCCCCAACTGACCCGGACAGCGAAATCGTGAGACTCCTGAAGGAGGCCATAAAGGAGCTCCGCGGGAAGGAGGTGATAGTTGGAGGAATAGGTGGAGGAACCTTTGCGGCGTTCTTCAGGAAAAAGGGAATCCCCGCGGTGGTGTGGGCAACACTAGACGAGACGGCACACCAGCCCAACGAGTACGCGAAGATAGACAACATGGTGGAAGACGCGAAGGTCATGGCCTACCTCATGCTACGCTGA
- the glmM gene encoding phosphoglucosamine mutase has protein sequence MKLFGTAGIRGRLWEKVTPELAMKVGMAIGTYRGGKAVVARDGRTSSVMLKNALISGLLASGMEVLDADLIPTPALAWATREHGDAGVMITASHNPPTDNGIKVFNGDGTEFYVEQEQELEEIIFSGKFRKAEWNEIKTVKPLDVIEDYIQAVLDFVNHETNLKVLYDGANGSGSVLAPYLLREMGAKVISINAHVDGHFPGRKPEPRYENIAYLGKLVRELGVDLAIAQDGDADRIAIFDEKGNYVDEDTVIALFAKHYVEENGGGVVVTSINTGSRIDEVVEKAGGKVVRVPLGQPHDGIKRYKAIFAGEPWKLVHPKFGNWIDSFVTMALLIKMIDENGPLSKLVSEIPVYYLRKENVPCPDEFKAKVVENAMKKLEESLGGKIREVLTISGFRFNLRDGSWVLVRPSGTEPKVRVVVEGPSKKRRDELFELAYKTVVKEVEKLRQSARA, from the coding sequence ATGAAACTCTTCGGCACGGCTGGGATTAGGGGCAGGCTCTGGGAGAAGGTAACCCCCGAGTTGGCAATGAAGGTCGGCATGGCCATCGGGACCTACAGGGGCGGAAAGGCCGTCGTTGCTCGCGACGGGAGAACTTCCAGCGTAATGCTCAAAAACGCCCTCATTTCAGGCCTTCTCGCGAGCGGAATGGAGGTTCTCGATGCGGATTTAATCCCCACGCCGGCTCTGGCCTGGGCGACAAGGGAACACGGCGATGCAGGTGTCATGATAACCGCAAGCCACAACCCGCCGACGGACAACGGGATAAAGGTCTTCAATGGCGATGGAACCGAGTTCTATGTGGAGCAGGAGCAAGAACTTGAGGAAATAATCTTCTCCGGGAAGTTCAGGAAGGCGGAGTGGAACGAGATTAAGACTGTCAAACCCCTCGACGTGATAGAGGACTACATTCAAGCGGTCCTCGACTTCGTAAACCACGAGACTAACCTTAAGGTGCTCTACGATGGAGCGAACGGTTCGGGAAGCGTTCTGGCTCCCTATTTGCTCCGGGAGATGGGGGCGAAGGTTATAAGCATAAACGCCCATGTTGACGGCCACTTTCCGGGGAGGAAGCCCGAACCGAGATACGAGAACATAGCCTACCTCGGGAAACTGGTAAGGGAACTCGGGGTGGATTTGGCAATAGCCCAGGACGGAGATGCTGACAGGATAGCAATCTTTGACGAGAAGGGCAACTACGTAGACGAGGACACGGTAATAGCGCTCTTCGCCAAGCACTACGTTGAGGAAAACGGTGGGGGGGTTGTTGTCACGTCGATAAACACCGGCTCGAGGATTGACGAGGTCGTCGAAAAGGCAGGGGGGAAGGTCGTCAGGGTCCCCCTCGGCCAGCCCCACGACGGGATAAAGCGCTACAAGGCCATCTTTGCCGGCGAACCGTGGAAGCTCGTCCATCCAAAGTTCGGCAACTGGATTGACAGCTTCGTGACAATGGCACTCCTTATTAAGATGATTGACGAGAACGGCCCGCTCTCAAAGCTCGTCTCCGAGATTCCGGTGTATTACCTCCGGAAGGAGAACGTTCCGTGCCCCGACGAGTTCAAGGCCAAAGTCGTTGAGAATGCAATGAAAAAGCTTGAGGAAAGCCTCGGAGGAAAAATCAGGGAAGTGCTCACAATCTCGGGCTTCCGCTTCAACCTGAGGGACGGTTCATGGGTTCTCGTGAGGCCCAGCGGGACTGAACCGAAGGTTCGCGTGGTCGTCGAGGGGCCGAGCAAGAAAAGAAGGGATGAGCTCTTTGAACTTGCCTATAAGACCGTGGTAAAAGAGGTGGAAAAGCTCAGACAAAGCGCGCGGGCCTGA
- a CDS encoding MBL fold metallo-hydrolase: MIEITFLGSGGGRFITITQFRSTGGFHIKASRNVYVDPGPGALVRSWRYKLDPRKLDAIFVSHRHVDHCNDLEVMVEAMTGGALKKRGTLIASKSVVYGDETHTPAISKYHIDVLESVHTPEPGNKIAIGEEEFLITPSQHSDPTTIGFRMKTAYGDISYIPDTAYFDGLVEWHDGARLLIAAITRPRDMGIPYHLSTDDAVEMLKSMEKKPEVLIMSHIGMKMHFANPYKEAKYIETVTGVKTYVAKEGFKVMVNRKEIAVRTLRPARFV; encoded by the coding sequence GTGATAGAGATAACCTTCCTCGGGAGCGGTGGAGGGAGGTTCATAACAATAACCCAGTTCCGCTCCACGGGGGGATTCCATATAAAGGCGAGCAGGAACGTCTACGTTGACCCCGGGCCCGGAGCCCTGGTGAGGAGCTGGCGCTACAAACTCGATCCAAGAAAGCTCGACGCAATCTTTGTGTCGCACAGGCACGTCGACCACTGCAACGACCTTGAGGTAATGGTTGAGGCCATGACTGGTGGCGCGCTGAAGAAGAGGGGGACGCTTATAGCATCGAAGAGCGTCGTTTATGGCGATGAAACTCACACTCCCGCGATAAGCAAGTACCACATAGACGTCCTTGAGAGCGTCCACACGCCGGAACCGGGCAACAAGATAGCGATAGGCGAAGAGGAGTTCCTTATAACCCCGAGCCAGCACTCTGACCCGACGACGATTGGCTTCCGCATGAAAACGGCCTACGGCGACATCTCCTACATTCCAGACACGGCCTACTTCGATGGGCTCGTTGAGTGGCACGACGGGGCGAGGCTTCTCATCGCGGCCATAACTAGGCCGAGGGACATGGGGATTCCATACCACCTCAGCACGGACGATGCCGTTGAAATGCTCAAGAGTATGGAGAAAAAGCCCGAAGTTCTGATAATGAGCCACATAGGAATGAAGATGCACTTCGCCAACCCCTACAAGGAGGCCAAGTACATAGAAACAGTAACTGGCGTGAAGACCTACGTGGCCAAGGAAGGGTTTAAGGTCATGGTGAATAGAAAGGAAATAGCCGTCAGAACCCTCAGGCCCGCGCGCTTTGTCTGA